Proteins encoded by one window of Cucurbita pepo subsp. pepo cultivar mu-cu-16 chromosome LG14, ASM280686v2, whole genome shotgun sequence:
- the LOC111810312 gene encoding disease resistance response protein 206-like produces MAPKAPKAPKSPIPNHFFFLLLILSAFSAAAASGKLRSRRPCRRLVFYFHDILYNGKNAANATAAIVGAPAWGNTTVLTGMNHFGDVVVFDDPITVDNNLHGTPVGRAQGFYIYDKKEIFTAWLGFSFVFNSTEHRGSLNFAGADPLMNKTRDVSVIGGTGDFFMARGIATLSTDSFEGEVYFRLRADIKLFECW; encoded by the coding sequence ATGGCTCCCAAGGCTCCCAAGGCTCCCAAATCTCCCATTCCCAATcacttcttcttcctcctcctcataCTCTCTGCATTCTCCGCCGCTGCCGCTTCCGGAAAACTCCGCTCTCGCCGCCCCTGCCGCCGTCTGGTGTTCTATTTCCACGATATCCTCTACAACGGCAAAAACGCTGCGAACGCAACCGCCGCCATTGTCGGAGCTCCGGCTTGGGGAAATACGACGGTTCTTACAGGAATGAACCACTTCGGCGATGTGGTGGTGTTTGACGATCCGATCACTGTCGATAACAATCTGCACGGGACTCCTGTGGGACGGGCTCAGGGATTCTACATTTACGATAAGAAGGAGATCTTCACGGCGTGGCTTGGATTCTCGTTTGTGTTCAACTCGACGGAACACAGAGGGAGCTTGAACTTCGCTGGCGCTGATCCGTTGATGAACAAGACGAGAGATGTTTCGGTGATCGGTGGGACGGGGGATTTCTTCATGGCGAGAGGGATTGCGACTCTGTCCACGGATTCGTTTGAAGGGGAAGTTTATTTTCGGCTTCGAGCGGATATTAAACTGTTTGAATGTTGGTGA